The DNA segment AGCGTCGCACCGACCTCGGGCAGGCGCATCGCCTTCAAAAAGAACTTCTGGCCGCAACGGGAAAAGAACTTGCCATGACAGAGGATCGCCGGAGGCGGGTTATTTTCTGGTCGCACGTTGGGGCTAGGGAGCCAAAGCTATGCCATCAAAAAATGCCCGTGGCGCCTTAGGTTTTTGCCTGATCGGCGGGCGTGGAGCCGAACGAATTGGGATGGCGGCTAACCCTTTTGCGACTTTGCACAATCAAAGACAGCCGTTTTGCGGCTTGCAAATCGGAGCCGGGGCTCCTAGAAGGCTTTTTTAGCCGGTGTTATAAGAAATCCTGGGAAATCGTCGTGGAGCAGCACCCCAAGGTCCATCGCCCGGCGCGCGTCACCGAGTCCACAGCCGGTTGTGCCAGCGTGCTCGACACCTGCGGGCAGAAAGCGAAGAAAGTCCGTCCGGGCCATGCGGCCAGGGCGGCGCGCCGCCCCAGCGACGCGCCCATCGAGGCGACCCCCGAGGAGCTGGACGCCATCCGCCGGCAGCTCGGCGCGATCGAGCATTCGCTGGCGACCCTGTTCGGCGACTGTTACGCGCGGGGGCCGCAAAGCGAAAGTTCGCGCCGCGCCGCCGCCGACATCGTCGAAGGCGACTTCGACGCGATCGTTGCGCAATGGACTGGCGCGATCCGCGGGATGTTCAATCCGCAGGCGATCCCGCAAAACGATCAAATTCCCGAGAACTGCACCAACGCGCTCATCCGCTTCATCGACAACCTGCGCGACCGCGACGACCTCGCCACTTACGTCTATCTGCGCCGCCACTGCCAGGAGGGGATGCTGTCGCGGGTCAAGCCGTCGGAGTTCAACGTCCTGCACATCGCGCTCAAGCAGATCATCCTCGAGCGGGTGCGCGCGACGCTCAAGGGGCGGCGGATGGAGCGGGTGCGCGACGCGGTGGTGGCGGCGATCGACGAGCGCCGGCTGATGGTCTCGCAGTTCTACATCGAGTCGCGCGAGCGCGCACTGCGGGTTTCCGAAGAGAAGTACCGCAACTCGATCGACCACGCCCCCGACCCGATGTACGAAATCGAGCCGCACACCTGGACTGTGCTCGGCGCCAACGCCGCCGCCGAGGAGCTCCATCGGATCGTTCCCGGACAGCAGGATACGCCGCTGGTCGGCCGTTCGCTGGCCGAGCTGGGGCCGCCGCCGGAGCGCCCGCACATCCTCAAGCACGTCGAGAAGGTGGTGCGCGAGGGCTCCGACCAGATCCTCGACTGGCCCCTGGCGGGCCGCTACTTCGACGTCAACTCGGCGCTGATCTCGTTCGGCAACCGCCAGTTCGTGCACATGATCCTGCACGACGTGACTCAGCGGCGCGAGATGCTCGACGAGCTGCTGCGCGCCGAGCGGCTGGCCGCCGCCGGCACCTTCGCCGCCGGGGTCGCGCACGAGGTCAACAATCCGCTCGCGTCGATTTCCTCGCTCGTGCAGTCGCTGCTCTCCGAGGAGTGCGACTCGGCGCGACGCACCACCCTGCACACCATCCTGGGCCAGATCACACGCATCTCGGGCACCCTCAAGGACCTGGTCAACTTCGCCCGCCCGGCGCCCGCCCAACGCACCCGGCTCGACCTCAACGGCCTGGTCACCGAGACCATCCGCCTGGTCGGGTACAACAACCGCTTCCACGGCATCAGCTTCGAGCCCCATCTGGCGGCGGACCTCAAGCCCGCCTTCGCCGACAGCAACGAGATCCAGCAGGTGCTGATTAACCTGCTCTTCAACGCTGCCGATGCGACCCATCGCGAGGGCGGCGCGATCCGCATCGTGACCGAAAACCTGCCCGCGCGCGACAACGGCGGGCCGATCAGGAAGGTCTCGATGCGCGTCGTGGACAACGGCATCGGCATCCCGCCTGAGCATCTCAATCGCGTCTTCGACCCCTTTTTCACCACCAAGCCGGCGGGCGCGGGCGTCGGACTGGGGCTGTCGCTCTGCCAGCGCATTATCCTGGCCAACCACGGCACCATCCGCATCGACAGCGAGCTGGGCAAGGGCACCGCTGTGACCATCTGTCTGCCGGTGTACGACGGCGATGCCGCGGCGGCCGCCGTCACAGCGCAATGAACGAGAGCGAGCCGCTCAAGCCCGAGGCCTACGCGGCCGAGCCGCGGCCGGCGCCGCAGCGCGGGCCCTGCCATGTCCTGGTGGTCGAGGACGAGGAACTGATGCGCTCGATCATCGCGCAGCTCCTGCGCAGCGAGGGCTACGTGGTGTTCGAGGCGCACGCCGCTGAGGTCGCGCTGGGCATCTTCGAGCGCGAGAAGATCGATTTGGTGATAATCGACGTCAACCTCGGCGGCGCGACCAACGGGCTGGGTCTCCTAAGCCGGGTGCGCGCGCTCGACTCCGAGGTGATGGGAGTCATCGTGACCGCCTACCCCAGCGTGGAGTCGGCGGTGCACGCCCTGCACGAGGGCGCCTACGATTACATCACCAAACCCTTCGCCAACGACCATCTCAAGGCGGTCGTGCGCAACGCGCTGGCGCAGAAGGCGCTGTTCCAGGAAAACCGCTTCCTGCGCCGCGAGCTGCGCGAGAAGTACCGCTTCGAAAACATCATCGGCAAAAGCGACGCGATCGAGCGGGTCTTTCGCGTGATGGAGAAAGTCGCACGCACCGATTCCAGCGTGCTCATCACCGGTGAGTCGGGCACCGGCAAGGAGCTGGTGGCGCGCGCGCTGCATTTCAGCTCCGAACGCGCCAACGCTCGGTTCTTGCCGATCAACTGCGGGGCGCTGCCCGAAAACCTGCTCGAGAGCGAGCTGTTCGGCTACAAGCGCGGCGCCTTCACCGGCGCGGCGCAGGACAAGGCGGGCCTGCTCAAGGCCGCCGACAAGGGCACCGTGCTGTTCGACGAGATCGGCGAGATGCCGCTCGCCCTGCAGGTCAAGCTCCTACGCGCGCTCCAGGAACGCGAATGCTATCCGCTGGGCTCCAACGATCCGGTCGGCTTCGACGTCCGCGTGATCTGCGCGACCAACCGCGACCTCGAGCGCGAGGTCAAGGAAGGGCGCTTTCGCGAGGAGCTGCTCTACCGCATCAACGTCATCACCATCAAGCTGCCCGCGCTGCGCGAGCGGCGCGACGATATCCCGCTGCTCGCCAATCACTTCCTGCG comes from the Candidatus Binataceae bacterium genome and includes:
- a CDS encoding sigma-54 dependent transcriptional regulator yields the protein MNESEPLKPEAYAAEPRPAPQRGPCHVLVVEDEELMRSIIAQLLRSEGYVVFEAHAAEVALGIFEREKIDLVIIDVNLGGATNGLGLLSRVRALDSEVMGVIVTAYPSVESAVHALHEGAYDYITKPFANDHLKAVVRNALAQKALFQENRFLRRELREKYRFENIIGKSDAIERVFRVMEKVARTDSSVLITGESGTGKELVARALHFSSERANARFLPINCGALPENLLESELFGYKRGAFTGAAQDKAGLLKAADKGTVLFDEIGEMPLALQVKLLRALQERECYPLGSNDPVGFDVRVICATNRDLEREVKEGRFREELLYRINVITIKLPALRERRDDIPLLANHFLRKYEKQLGRAGMRFSKGAMRTLVSYAWPGNVRELENTVERAAILAETDVIHAHDLPDKLSDKSVATPVGDGSGMTLEELEREHIRRVLTRVQGDKVRAAQALGIHLSTLYRKVQRYRLEGVGAAAAAPASAAPGGAAPVRGQAG
- a CDS encoding ATP-binding protein, with the translated sequence MEQHPKVHRPARVTESTAGCASVLDTCGQKAKKVRPGHAARAARRPSDAPIEATPEELDAIRRQLGAIEHSLATLFGDCYARGPQSESSRRAAADIVEGDFDAIVAQWTGAIRGMFNPQAIPQNDQIPENCTNALIRFIDNLRDRDDLATYVYLRRHCQEGMLSRVKPSEFNVLHIALKQIILERVRATLKGRRMERVRDAVVAAIDERRLMVSQFYIESRERALRVSEEKYRNSIDHAPDPMYEIEPHTWTVLGANAAAEELHRIVPGQQDTPLVGRSLAELGPPPERPHILKHVEKVVREGSDQILDWPLAGRYFDVNSALISFGNRQFVHMILHDVTQRREMLDELLRAERLAAAGTFAAGVAHEVNNPLASISSLVQSLLSEECDSARRTTLHTILGQITRISGTLKDLVNFARPAPAQRTRLDLNGLVTETIRLVGYNNRFHGISFEPHLAADLKPAFADSNEIQQVLINLLFNAADATHREGGAIRIVTENLPARDNGGPIRKVSMRVVDNGIGIPPEHLNRVFDPFFTTKPAGAGVGLGLSLCQRIILANHGTIRIDSELGKGTAVTICLPVYDGDAAAAAVTAQ